A part of Liolophura sinensis isolate JHLJ2023 chromosome 1, CUHK_Ljap_v2, whole genome shotgun sequence genomic DNA contains:
- the LOC135461631 gene encoding eukaryotic elongation factor 2 kinase-like encodes MSKMSTNSDSDDDIILFPITDLNDDDDNEHESSERSDSDSDKVEQKPKMLMSLRQRRLSKALAAAEKMPNLNIHKKHWFSAIRRARNMEDPWSVFHIENLPAEKVIRHRYNALKKVWTKDEVVVKMEEKAFNRGAMRQCFRMKKLSNFLHSHDWKHAANYVAKHYIEEVDRNVYFEDVRLQMDAKLWAEEYNRHNPPKKVDIFQMYVLEFTNRPGSPLYHLEHFMSGDYIKYNSNSGFVEETLRHTPQALSHFTFERSGHTLIVVDIQGVGDLYTDPQIHSIDGTEYGDGNLGAKGMALFFHSHVCNNICHSLHLSPFDLAKSEVATQKKFIKRQQSFDHTEVRGKEETCVSASPIDRFDLTKFLARQRSVSTNSSGNGSPDIGSPLTEEDTTEDDPMSPDGFMGRVRRTRFMSESDSMSMTEEEDREAFAKASRMKARPSCIANEISLLQLANRKLVIGDSVLGKIHHEMAKYHELGRFSTNTNGMEPEVDWEAALFHEEYAAQLGVMEAILTLAKLYLGIQRDVLVNATVQPTDENINKGLDYMCQAADAGDRGAMLFMARAFETGQGLGTNRTRSWEDAAEWYEQAINTTDNDEGGEYDATMDDPVYTIQAKLADMYLEGGYGLEKDPSKAGDLFNEAAEGAMGAMKGRLATKLYSKAEEAYALVEEEEEG; translated from the exons ATGAGCAAGATGTCGACAAACagtgacagtgatgatgacatcaTATTGTTCCCTATCACAGATCTTAATGATGATGACGACAATGAACACGAGTCGTCAGAGCGCAGTGACAGTGACAGTGACAAAGTTGAGCAGAAACCGAAGATGCTCATGTCCCTGCGACAGAGGAGACTCTCAAAGGCACTGGCTGCTGCAGAAAAAATGCCCAACCTAAACATCCACAAGAAACACTGGTTTTCCGCAATCCGACGAGCGCGCAACATGGAAGACCCATGGTCGGTGTTCCACATCGAGAATTTGCCGGCAGAGAAGGTTATCAGACACAGGTACAACGCCCTAAAGAAGGTCTGGACCAAGGATGAGGTGGTCGTCAAGATGGAAGAAAAA GCTTTTAACCGGGGGGCAATGAGGCAGTGCTTTAGAAT GAAGAAGTTGTCCAACTTTTTGCACTCTCATGACTGGAAACATGCAGCTAACTATGTGGCTAAACACTACATAGAGGAGGTGGATAGGAATGTGTACTTTGAGGACGTCCGTCTGCAGATGGATGCCAAGTTATGGGCAGAGGAGTACAACAGACACAACCCACCCAAAAAG gtggACATATTCCAGATGTATGTGCTGGAGTTTACAAACAGACCTGGCTCCCCTCTCTACCATCTGGAGCACTTCATGTCTGGAGATTACATCAAGTACAACTCTAACTCTGGCTTTGTTGAGGAGACCCTGAGACATACTCCACAG GCCCTGAGTCACTTCACATTTGAACGATCTGGTCACACTCTGATCGTGGTGGACATCCAGGGGGTGGGGGATCTGTATACAGACCCACAGATTCACAGCATTGATGGTACAGAGTACGGGGATGGCAATCTGGGAGCAAAGGGCATGGCTCTCTTCTTCCACTCCCATGTCTGTAACAACATTTGTCACAGCCTGCATCTGTCCCCCTTTGATTTGGCCAAATCAGAGGTAGCCACGCAGAAAAAGTTCATCAAGAGACAG CAAAGTTTTGACCACACGGAGGTGCGTGGTAAGGAGGAGACGTGCGTGAGTGCGTCCCCTATTGACAGGTTTGATCTCACAAAGTTCCTGGCTAGGCAGCGCTCTGTCTCCACTAACAGCAGTGGTAACGGGTCCCCAGACATCGGAAGTCCCCTGACAGAGGAGGATACCACGGAGGATGACCCCATGTCCCCTGATGGCTTCATGGGCAGGGTGAGGCGTACCAGGTTTATGAGCGAGTCGGACTCCATGTCTATGACTGAG GAGGAAGACCGTGAAGCCTTTGCAAAAGCATCGCGCATGAAGGCCCGACCGTCATGTATCGCCAACGAAATCAGCCTACTACAGCTGGCAAACAGGAAGCTGGTTATAGGGGACTCTGTTCTGGGCAAG ATCCATCATGAAATGGCCAAGTACCACGAGCTGGGACGGTTCTCCACAAACACCAATGGCATGGAGCCTGAGGTGGACTGGGAGGCTGCCCTCTTCCATGAGGAGTATGCCGCTCAGCTGGGAGTCATGGAGGCTATTCTCACATTGGCCAAACTCTACCTGGGCATACAGAGGGATGTGCTGGTCAATGCCACAGTGCAG CCTACAGATGAGAACATCAACAAAGGGCTGGACTACATGTGTCAGGCAGCTGATGCTGGGGACAGAGGAGCCATGTTGTTTATGGCCAGGGCGTTCGAGACTGGCCAGGGGCTAGGCACCAACAG AACACGATCTTGGGAAGATGCGGCTGAGTGGTATGAACAAGCCATTAACACGACAGATAATGATGAGGGAGGGGAGTATGATGCTACCATGGATGACCCGGTGTACACTATACAGGCCAAGCTAGCAGATATGTATCTAGAAGGGGGTTATGGGCTGGAGAAAGATCCCAGCAAAGCAG GTGATCTCTTCAATGAAGCGGCAGAAGGAGCAATGGGTGCCATGAAAGGTCGCCTGGCAACAAAGCTATATTCAAAAGCAGAGGAGGCTTATGCTCTGGttgaggaggaagaggagggATAG